In Vigna unguiculata cultivar IT97K-499-35 chromosome 3, ASM411807v1, whole genome shotgun sequence, a single genomic region encodes these proteins:
- the LOC114179417 gene encoding protein IMPAIRED IN BABA-INDUCED STERILITY 1-like has product MGCVVAKQAVSVTPAIEHSVESDKNRKKKTESGRSELGESGRASSNGGSESLSFRLGNLSKYVEGEQAAAGWPAWLSAVASEAIHGWVPLRADAFEKLEKIGQGTYSSVFRAKEIETGKIVALKKVRFDNFEPESVRFMAREIMILRRLDHPNIIKLEGLITSRLSCSIYLVFEYMEHDITGLLSRPEIKFSESQIKCYMKQLLSGLEHCHSRGVMHRDIKGSNLLVNNEGILKVADFGLANFSNSGNKQPLTSRVVTLWYRPPELLLGSTDYGPSVDIWSVGCVFAELLIGKPILQGRTEVEQLHKIFKLCGSPPEEYWKKTRLPHATLFKPQQPYDSCLRETFKDFHISSVNLLQTLLSVEPSKRGTASSALSLEYFKTKPYACDPSTLPIYPPSKEIDAKHEEESRRKKIGGRAGVPESRKPSRKPLALSKLAPAEDLTTQTQTSLKIDDRCIHTLKEENTNTVEEAPKQCSGKPEDDSHVKNASKVDIPFPGPLQVSKSSGFAWAKRRRDDTSIRTHSRSISRGYIFNSLETSILNSRNNSESRNYENNEFFGTCTNSRGHDLLEISKLSMKNQWSKFDRPDSFDTEEYHSQELSMALYNRQDSLSKRSNLSYQDQGEKVEFSGPLLSQMHTVDELLERHERHIRRSVRRSWFQRGKKQGT; this is encoded by the exons ATGGGGTGTGTGGTGGCGAAGCAGGCTGTTTCTGTCACGCCTGCGATTGAGCACTCGGTTGAGTCGGATAAGAACAGGAAGAAGAAGACCGAGTCTGGTAGGAGCGAGTTGGGCGAGTCAGGGAGAGCGAGTTCCAATGGTGGAAGTGAGTCTCTAAGCTTCAGGTTGGGTAACCTGAGCAAGTACGTGGAGGGAGAGCAGGCGGCGGCAGGTTGGCCGGCGTGGCTCAGCGCCGTGGCAAGTGAGGCCATTCACGGTTGGGTCCCTCTTCGAGCTGACGCATTTGAGAAACTTGAAAAG ATTGGGCAGGGAACATATAGTAGTGTTTTCCGAGCAAAGGAGATTGAGACCGGAAAGATAGTAGCTTTGAAGAAGGTGAGATTTGACAATTTTGAGCCGGAGAGTGTGAGGTTTATGGCACGAGAAATAATGATTCTTAGGAGGCTTGATCATCCAAACATCATTAAACTGGAGGGCTTGATTACTTCTAGATTGTCTTGTAGCATATACCTTGTGTTTGAGTACATGGAGCACGACATCACGGGGCTCTTGTCTAGACCGGAAATCAAGTTTAGTGAATCACAG ATCAAATGCTACATGAAACAATTGTTATCTGGTCTTGAGCACTGTCACTCACGGGGTGTGATGCACCGGGACATCAAAGGATCAAATCTTTTAGTGAATAATGAAGGGATATTGAAGGTGGCAGATTTTGGACTGGCAAATTTTTCCAATTCTGGGAACAAGCAGCCCCTCACTAGTCGTGTAGTCACGTTATGGTACCGTCCTCCAGAACTTTTGCTCGGTTCAACAGATTATGGTCCATCCGTGGATATTTGGAGTGTTGGCTGTGTATTTGCAGAATTACTAATTGGGAAGCCCATACTTCAGGGGAGAACCGAG GTTGAACAATTGCACAAAATTTTCAAGCTCTGTGGCTCCCCACCCGAAGAATACTGGAAAAAAACCAGACTTCCTCATGCAACATTGTTCAAGCCACAGCAACCATACGATAGTTGCCTCCGAGAGACATTTAAAGATTTTCACATCTCCAGTGTAAATCTTCTACAAACTCTTCTTTCTGTCGAACCAAGCAAACGTGGGACTGCCTCCTCCGCTCTCTCATTAGAG tatttcaaaacaaaaccttATGCATGCGACCCATCAACCTTACCAATATACCCACCTAGCAAGGAGATTGATGCGAAACATGAAGAGGAGTCAAGAAG GAAAAAAATTGGTGGGCGAGCTGGTGTACCAGAATCAAGAAAACCATCAAGAAAGCCACTAGCACTGAGTAAATTAGCCCCAGCAGAG GATTTGACAACTCAAACTCAAACTTCCCTAAAGATTGATGATAGATGTATCCACACCCTTAAAGAAGAGAACACTAATACAGTTGAGGAGGCACCAAAGCAGTGTAGTGGTAAACCAGAGGATGATTCCCATGTGAAGAATGCATCTAAAGTAGATATTCCCTTTCCTGGGCCATTGCAAGTTTCAAAATCAAGTGGCTTTGCATGGGCAAAAAGGCGTAGAGATGACACTTCTATTAGAACTCACAGTCGGTCTATTTCTAGAGGCTATATCTTTAATTCATTGGAAACTTCTATACTAAATTCAAGGAATAATTCTGAATCCAGAAACTacgaaaataatgaatttttcgGGACATGCACCAACTCTAGGGGCCACGACCTACTTGAAATTTCTAAGCTTTCCATGAAAAATCAATGGAGTAAGTTTGATCGTCCAGATTCATTTGATACTGAGGAGTACCATTCACAAGAACTTTCCATGGCGCTTTATAACAGGCAAGACTCACTATCCAAGAGAAGTAACCTG AGTTACCAGGATCAAGGAGAAAAGGTAGAGTTTTCAGGGCCTCTGCTATCTCAAATGCACACAGTTGATGAACTCTTAGAAAGACATGAGCGTCACATCCGGCGTAGTGTCAGAAGATCATGGTTTCAGAGAG GTAAGAAGCAAGGGACGTAA
- the LOC114179234 gene encoding eukaryotic translation initiation factor 5A-2, producing MSDEEHHFESKADAGASKTYPQQAGTIRKNGYIVIKARPCKVVEVSTSKTGKHGHAKCHFVGIDIFTAKKLEDIVPSSHNCDVPHVNRTDYQLIDISEDGFVSLLTENGNTKDDLRLPTDESLLTQIKDGFAEGKDLVVSVMSAMGEEQICALKDIGPKN from the exons ATGTCGGACGAAGAGCACCATTTTGAGTCCAAGGCCGACGCCGGAGCGTCCAAAACCTACCCTCAGCAAGCCGGTACCATTCGCAAGAATGGTTACATAGTCATCAAAGCCCGCCCCTGCAAG GTTGTGGAAGTTTCCACTTCCAAAACTGGAAAGCACGGTCACGCTAAATGTCATTTTGTTGGAATTGATATTTTCACTGCCAAGAAACTTGAGGATATTGTGCCCTCCTCTCACAACTGTgat GTTCCTCATGTGAATCGTACTGACTACCAGCTCATTGATATCTCTGAGGATGGATTT GTGAGTCTGCTTACTGAAAATGGGAACACTAAGGATGACCTCAGGCTCCCTACTGATGAGAGTCTTCTGACTCAG ATAAAGGATGGATTTGCTGAGGGCAAGGACCTTGTTGTGTCTGTGATGTCTGCTATGGGTGAGGAACAGATTTGTGCTTTGAAGGATATTGGGCCGAAGAATTAG
- the LOC114179216 gene encoding uncharacterized protein At5g01610-like, with protein sequence MDKTLTKLGSAWISKKAKAEISHVTDDLSALSNTVEEKAKLFINKLKGKSQKALPDLLREYNLPAGLFPRNITCYEFDESKGKLVVHLWSPCEVCFKDSSIVRYANRVKGSLTKGKFNVMDGMKTKVLVWVKVTSVAVESYKSDKVWFTAAGVKKSRPKDAYEMPREAIKVQEF encoded by the exons ATGGATAAGACTCTCACTAAACTGGGAAGTGCTTGGATCTCCAAGAAAGCCAAGGCAGAGATTTCCCACGTAACTGACGATCTATCA GCTCTCTCAAATACTGTGGAAGAGAAGGCAAAACTTTTCATCAACAAGCTGAAAG GAAAATCCCAGAAGGCTTTACCCGATCTTCTTCGAGAGTACAACCTTCCAGCTGGTCTGTTTCCCCGAAACATAACCTGCTACGAGTTTGATGAATCTAAAGGAAAGTTAGTGGTGCACTTGTGGTCTCCCTGTGAGGTGTGCTTTAAGGACTCATCCATTGTAAGGTATGCAAACCGTGTGAAAGGGAGCTTAACAAAGGGTAAGTTTAATGTTATGGATGGAATGAAGACGAAGGTTCTTGTGTGGGTCAAGGTCACCAGTGTTGCTGTTGAGAGTTACAAATCAGACAAAGTGTGGTTCACTGCTGCTGGAGTTAAGAAATCAAGACCCAAAGATGCCTATGAAATGCCTCGTGAAGCCATTAAGGTACAAGAATTTTGA
- the LOC114178898 gene encoding uncharacterized protein LOC114178898 isoform X2, giving the protein MSSSPPRSRGDGEKRPRFFDSNAKAICWSKADIVPGRHPERWRKDAAGNIVCKRFYNCIGCLCYEYDHIIPFSKGGESTADNCQILQSRVNRLKSDKYDIDADQLKDYSCEVNFTDKELDIIEMAVYGDVARPGNQCRCRTIAEKLGKFKPKDDKDACKLPQG; this is encoded by the exons ATGAGTTCTTCTCCGCCTCGTTCTCGTGGCGACGGCGAGAAAAGACCCAGGTTTTTCGATTCAAACGCCAAGGCCATTTGTTGGTCCAAGGCTGATATTGTCCCTGGCCGTCACCCTGAGAGGTGGCGCAAAGACGCCGCCGGTAACATTGTCTGCAAACGTTTTTACAACTGCATCGGCTGCCTCTGCTACGAATACGATCACATCATTCCGTTTTCCAAag GTGGTGAGTCAACAGCGGATAATTGTCAAATACTTCAGTCAAGAGTTAACAGACTCAAATCGGACAAATATGACATTGATGCTGATCAATTGAAAGACTACTCTTGTGAGGTTAATTTTACTG ATAAGGAGCTTGATATAATTGAGATGGCTGTTTACGGCGATGTGGCGCGGCCGGGAAATCAGTGTCGTTGCAGAACTATTGCTGAGAAGCTTGGCAAATTTAAACCAAAAGATGACAAAGATGCTTGTAAGTTGCCACAGGGATGA
- the LOC114178898 gene encoding uncharacterized protein LOC114178898 isoform X1: MSSSPPRSRGDGEKRPRFFDSNAKAICWSKADIVPGRHPERWRKDAAGNIVCKRFYNCIGCLCYEYDHIIPFSKGGESTADNCQILQSRVNRLKSDKYDIDADQLKDYSCEVNFTADKELDIIEMAVYGDVARPGNQCRCRTIAEKLGKFKPKDDKDACKLPQG; this comes from the exons ATGAGTTCTTCTCCGCCTCGTTCTCGTGGCGACGGCGAGAAAAGACCCAGGTTTTTCGATTCAAACGCCAAGGCCATTTGTTGGTCCAAGGCTGATATTGTCCCTGGCCGTCACCCTGAGAGGTGGCGCAAAGACGCCGCCGGTAACATTGTCTGCAAACGTTTTTACAACTGCATCGGCTGCCTCTGCTACGAATACGATCACATCATTCCGTTTTCCAAag GTGGTGAGTCAACAGCGGATAATTGTCAAATACTTCAGTCAAGAGTTAACAGACTCAAATCGGACAAATATGACATTGATGCTGATCAATTGAAAGACTACTCTTGTGAGGTTAATTTTACTG CAGATAAGGAGCTTGATATAATTGAGATGGCTGTTTACGGCGATGTGGCGCGGCCGGGAAATCAGTGTCGTTGCAGAACTATTGCTGAGAAGCTTGGCAAATTTAAACCAAAAGATGACAAAGATGCTTGTAAGTTGCCACAGGGATGA
- the LOC114175530 gene encoding GRIP and coiled-coil domain-containing protein 2-like, with amino-acid sequence MGSEIDTKSIEPVRNAVSLFGDKGDQKKYQAAKSKSDCGNEFEELTKELANCKFQLEAKHAAHMQALLKLEQSQKMIHELSTLLKKSDIERNKNTSECSECRSRKGELESKMKEMVDQSLEAAKIRDQFAHVLSELKATQRELLNKETELVAARDSEMNSLTKAKQLEAALEAEKEQKEELLQQVKELDEVIHSSKVAAIESEKEMLALLCEKDEQIDFATKATAEVQQQLEDMRKHAEMLQNQPMGVPTVVDSLLLEHMLADEKLVLSEDSARKAIDQLNIEMEQKDRKMMDQSVYIHTLEMELSELKQEVTVAKEEINALSITNESLTSELHEAKAELNMNKGSDIETQVEIALLKSKLQEHRVVYKNGKITEDSTSNDSKEEAEERNGEKKNEHVTEKSLFGFSELALMKKELENASVKISELRARAEQALSRAEFAENAKTALEEKIRRHREHRQRRRLALTALREESTPKPFSPSSSYGTPGSYQPLGKVLNMKL; translated from the exons atggGTAGTGAGATAGATACTAAATCAATTGAACCTGTCCGGAATGCTGTCTCTTTGTTTGGAGATAAAGGTGATCAGAAGAAATACCAAGCTGCAAAGAGTAAg AGTGATTGTGGAAATGAATTTGAGGAGCTGACAAAGGAATTGGCCAACTGCAAGTTTCAGTTAGAAGCAAAGCATGCTGCACACATGCAAGCACTTCTTAAGTTGGAGCAGAGCCAGAAGATGATTCACGAATTGTCCACCCTATTGAAGAAATCTGACATTGAAAGAAACAAGAACACGAGCGAATGTTCAGAATGTAGATCTCGCAAAGGTGAACTTGAATCCAAGATGAAGGAGATGGTTGATCAGAGTTTGGAGGCTGCAAAGATCCGAGACCAGTTTGCACATGTTTTGAGCGAACTGAAGGCCACACAAAGGGAGCTTCTTAACAAAGAAACAGAACTTGTTGCTGCTAGAGATTCAGAAATGAACTCTTTGACAAAAGCAAAACAATTGGAAGCCGCATTGGAGGCCGAAAAGGAACAGAAAGAAGAACTTCTGCAGCAAGTGAAGGAGCTCGATGAAGTTATTCACAGTTCAAAAGTAGCTGCCATTGAATCTGAGAAAGAGATGTTAGCTTTATTGTGTGAGAAGGATGAGCAAATTGATTTCGCTACAAAAGCTACTGCTGAGGTACAACAACAGCTAGAAGATATGAGAAAGCATGCGGAAATGTTACAGAATCAACCAATGGGTGTGCCTACAGTGGTTGATTCTCTTCTCCTGGAACATATGCTAGCTGATGAAAAACTCGTTTTATCTGAGGATTCTGCTCGCAAAGCCATAGACCAATTAAACATTGAGATGGAACAAAAGGACAGAAAGATGATGGATCAATCTGTGTATATTCACACACTAGAAATGGAATTGAGTGAGTTAAAGCAAGAAGTTACGGTTGCAAAGGAAGAAATAAATGCTTTGAGTATTACCAATGAATCACTTACAAGTGAGTTACATGAGGCTAAAGCAGAACTAAACATGAACAAGGGAAGCGACATTGAAACACAAGTGGAAATTGCATTGCTGAAGTCTAAGCTGCAGGAACACAGGGTGGTTTACAAAAATGGAAAGATTACTGAAGATTCTACAAGTAATGACTCAAAGGAAGAAGCTGAAGAGAGAAATGGTGAGAAGAAGAATGAGCATGTGACAGAGAAATCCTTATTTGGATTTTCAGAGTTAGCATTGATGAAAAAGGAGCTGGAAAATGCATCAGTGAAAATTTCGGAGTTAAGGGCTCGTGCAGAACAAGCTCTAAGTAGGGCTGAGTTTGCAGAGAATGCTAAAACTGCATTAGAGGAGAAAATAAGGAGACATAGGGAACATAGGCAGAGAAGAAGGCTTGCTCTTACTGCCCTTAGGGAGGAATCTACCCCTAAACCATTTAGTCCTTCCTCATCATATGGAACACCTGGATCCTACCAGCCCTTAGGTAAGGTTCTCAACATGAAATTGTGA